The nucleotide window CTCATCGGAACATTCCGCGTCGAAATCCTCACACACCGGGTTAAACGGCAGCGTCAGTCCCGCGACGTCAATAAGCGCTTGCGTGAGGTCAATTTCATCCCCCTCGATGACGGTAACCACGTCTGCATCTTCGTCATCATCGCCAGTGTTGTCTTCAATGAAATCATTGCTGAGGGCAAAAACTTCTTCGATGCGGAACAGCTCGCGGGCGTCAATAGGCGCAAGGCAGCGGCTGCACTGCCCATGCACATCGGATTCGACGGATGCGTCTACCAAGATGCCACCACCCAAGGGTGTGAGCGTGGCATCGATGTCTAGTTCACTACCTTGCTCGATAGCGATCATCGGCAAGCCGATGCGCTGCGCTGCGGGGCCGTGTACGTGGCGAACATCGCTCGTGGCTGAGGCCTGTGCGAGCTTAGCGATGTTGAAGACGAGTGGGTTGGTGTTATCCGAATTCTGTCGGGGGCTCATGGCTAGCTATCGTAGCCGGAGTCGTACCCATCTGCGTCGTAGCCGCGGTGAGTACGACGCTCGGCGGACTGGCCACGGGATGCACCCGCACCACGACGCAATGCGCTACGGTCAGCGCTGATCTGGCGGATTACCGCAGACATGGATGCTTCGAACTCCGCGAGCTTGGAATCGACAAACTCATCACACTTGCCGCGCAACTGGTTGGACTCAGCGTGGGCTGCGTCGACGATGCGGTGTGCTTCCTCGTTTGCTCGGCGCACGACCTCGGCCTCGCTGACAAGGCGGTGTTGCTCGGCCAGTGCCTCATTAATGCTGCGTTCGTAGTGATCGTTACCGCTGGCGATCAGACGCTCGGCTTCAGCCTCTGCACGGGACTTCACAGCCTCGGCTTCGCGACGCGCGTCATCGACGATGCGCTGTGCTTCATCTTGGGCGTTAGAGACCATCGAGGTGGCACGAGCGTGCGCATCTTCAATGGTCAGCTCGGCATTGTTTTTTGCCTCTGCCAGTGTCTGTTCGGCTTCAGCTTCTGCGTCGTCGACCAGTGTGCGTGCGCGCTCGGACGCTTCGTCGATGATCTCGTCTTGGTGGTCGAGAACGTCTTGGGCGTCATCGAGCTCTGCGGGCAGTGCGTTGCGGAGATCGTCGAGCAGCAACTGCATCTCGTTGCGGGGAACCATGCAGTTGGCGGTCATTGGAACGCCGTAAGCCTGGTCGACGATCTGGACCATTTCGTTTAGGGATTCAAAGACGCGGTACATGCTTTAAAACAATACGTAGATCCTTAAGCTGGCACTCGTCGGCGCGCCGCTGAGCGCACTGGCGTCCTAGCTCTGGAGTGCGTCGTCCATGGTTTTGCGGGTGTGGATCACCGCGATGACGCCGTGTTCGTTGGCGATCCACGGCTCTTCCGGCCCCATGCGTGGGGCATCCACCACTTCGCGGAACATGGCTCCCGCCCGTTCCGCTTCCTCAGGGCTGGAAGCGGGCATTGTCATGACGCTGTGCCCCGTGGCGTCGGGGAACTGCGCGGCCATTTCACTGATGCGGGCCAGTGCAGCTGGGTGGAATATCGACCAATCGATCGGGGCACCGCTTTCTTGGAGGTTACGGAGCTCCCCGTGAAGGTCTATGAGTCCATCGCGTTGCGCAGCGGCAACACTGTATTCCTGTTCCAGCAATTCACGGTATGTCTCTGGCTGCAGGCGTGGTGGTTGGGAGGGCTTGTTCTTGTCTTGCTTTTGCCCAATCCTCGGAAGAGCTTCATTCTGGTCGTCCGCCTTTCGCAAATTACTGGATAGTGGGGCACGAATAGGCATCATTGTAATGTGGATCATTGTATTATGTGTAGGCATGAACCACACCTCCCCCGATGATGAAGCCCCACCATCTACCCCAAGAACCCTTTCGCTGACACGAACGAGGTTGCTGCCGCCTACGTCAACGATGACAACCGTCACTGGCTAGAGACGTACGCTTACGGCCTCCGCGGGGAATAATCCCCCGATCTCAGCCGAATAAACCAGGCTGAACGCAAATAAGCCGCTACCCCACTGTTCGTTGGGTAGCGGCCTATTGTGTTTTTAAGGACGTTGGTTAGATGACGCCCTGTGCAAGCATTGCGTCGGCAACCTTCTTGAAGCCGGCAATGTTAGCACCGATGACGTAGTCGCCCTCGTGGCCGTATTCCTTGGCGGTTTCTGCACAGGTCTTGAAGATGTTGGCCATGATGTCATGCAGGCGCTGGTCGGTGTATTCGAAGGACCAGGAGTCGCGGGATGCGTTCTGCTGCATCTCGAGTGCGGAGGTAGCAACACCGCCAGCGTTGGCAGCTTTGCCGGGGCCGAAGTGGATGCCGCGCTCGCGGTAGACCTCGATAGCATCTGCGGTGGAGGGCATGTTGGCGCCCTCGGCGACGAAGCGGCAGCCGTTGTCTGCGAGCTTCTTTGCGTGCTCGCCATCGAGCTCGTTCTGGGTGGCGCATGGCAGCGCGATGTCGCACTCGAGGTCCCAGATGGAGCCCTCAGAGTGGAATTCGGCACCTTCAACTTCGTCGACGTAGGCGCTGACGCGCCCGCGGCGAACTTCCTTGATCTCCTTGAGCTTCGCGACGTCAACACCGCCGGGGCAGGATACCCAGCCGCTGGAGTCGGAGAAACCGATAACGGTTGCGCCGAGTTCCTGGACCTTTTCGATGGCGTAGATGGCGACGTTGCCGGAGCCGGAGACGATGACCTTGGAGCCGGAGAAGGATGCGCCGTGGGCTGCGAGCATTTCCTTGGTGAAGTAGACCAGACCGTAGCCGGTTGCTTCGGTACGCACCAGGGAGCCACCCCAGGTCAGGCCCTTGCCGGTGAGAACGCCGGATTCGTGCTGGTTAGCGAGGCGACGGTACTGGCCGAAGAGGTAGCCGATTTCGCGGCCACCAACGCCGATGTCGCCGGCCGGGACGTCCCTGTATTCGCCGATGTGGCGGTACAGTTCGGTCATGAAGGACTGGCAGAAGCGCATGATTTCCGCGTCAGACTTGCCTTTGGGGTCGAAGTCGGAGCCACCCTTGCCGCCGCCGATGGGCAGGCCGGTGAGGGAGTTTTTGAAGATCTGCTCGAAGCCGAGGAACTTGATGATGCCCAGGTTAACGGAGGGGTGGAAACGCAGGCCGCCCTTGTATGGGCCGATTGCGGAGTTGAACTGGACGCGGAAACCGCGGTTGACCTGAACGACGCCTTCGTCGTCTACCCACGGGACACGGAACATGATCTGGCGCTCAGGTTCGCAGAGGCGTTGGATGAGTCCGTAGTCGGCGTAGTGGGGGTCTTTTTCGAGGACGATCTTGAGGGAGTCGAGCACCTCGGCGACAGCCTGGTGGAATTCGGGCTCGCCGGCGTTGCGCTTGAGCAGCATGTCGTAGTAGCTGGCGACCTGCTCTTCGACGGTCATGTTCGCAGTGTCTGCGCGTGTCATGTTCTCGTCCAATCTCCGCCAAATAGGCGGGTAGGTGGAAGTTGTTCGCTCCCCATTCTGCCGACCTATAGAAATTAACGCAATTCCCAAGAGGGTAATTTGTGTCACACTATAGAAAAGCTCCACTTAACCGGCATAAAAATACTTAATGACGTCGCGGGGCTCAGCACTCAACGTGCACGCATCAAGCAGTTACAGCAGCTCCCCTTGTCCGGGGCCGTAGGTGACAGCTGCCTGCATGCCGGGCAGGAAGCCAAGCTTGCGGAGGTAGGCGACGTAGGCGATATCCGGAATCCCATAGCCCAGCGGCACTGGCTGACACTGCGGCCGATCGGGGGCAGCGCCGGAATCCGGGTCGACCAGCACGCGGGATACGGTGTCGATCGTCAGCGGGTCGTAGGTGATGTAGAGGTGATCGGTAAAGGTATTCGGGCAGAGGTCCTGCAGGATCAGGTTGCGCGCCCGCTCCCCTTGCACCGCCTTGAGCTCCAGGTCAGCCACAACCTCGTCGAAATTCGAGTTGATGGTCACGTAATCCACGCCGGGCACGGTCTCCCCTCCCTCGTTAAGCATGGTGACAAACTCGCTGCCAGCCACCAGATCAAGCAGTGAGGGCGACAGCGCGAAGTCACGCACCTGCGGCGGCAGGTAGGGAATCAGGTTGGTCAGGCCCCGCACCGTGGCACCGCGGGTCGGAGTACCAATTCCCACAACCGTCGCGGTGTGCTGGCCCTTATCGACCTTGTTGGCCCAGTAGCGGGCCAGAGCAGAGCCTTGGGAATAGCCGACCAGGGACACTTTCTGCGCCCCGGAGGTAGCGCGCGCCGCAGCGATCGCGGCGTCAAGCTGCTTAACGGATTCAGTCAGTGACGTCCACCCGAAACCGTCCTCACTGCGCGGGCCGGCACCGTAGTCAATACCAAACACGCACCATCCTTCTTGTGCCAAACGTGCGCCCATATTGGAGTAGTCCCCGTAAAAACTAGAGACGGTGCCATGCACCATGATGATTGCCTCGGGATGCTCCGGGGTGACCTTGCATTCGGGATTGTTGGTGCCTTGCGGAATCAGGGGCTGATAGCCGGCGTAATACTCATTCCATTTGGCCTGCGCCAGACTATAAGCGATGGGGCCTTCCACCCCGTTGGTTTCAATTGCCCCTCGTGCCGTGCTGCGCGGAATACCTTTGACGGCACCGCCTGGGGCGGCGGTGGTGGACTCCTCAGCTTGCGCGGCGGGCGCGAGGATGCCTGAGCAAGCAACAAGTACGGCCAGTGCGCCTGTGACGCGCCGGCTGACAGATCGGCGCAGCCGGGGGCGTAGAAGACTGTGGTTCATGCTTTTAATATAGCCAGCCTAGAATTGTGCCCATGCCTTCTGATGCCGCCACCAATCCCACCCCATCAATCCTCTTCGCCGTGGAAGCGATCGCCGGGCTGAGTGCAACCCAAGCCGCCGCTATCACCAGCGCGGTGATGGAGTCCGCGTTCCCCGCGACGCACTGCACCGTCGCCCCTTATGACTTGAACGCTTTAGCTGCGGCTATGGTTGACGCCGGCGAGGCACAGGTCGTCACTCTGCCGACGGTGACAGCAGATGGTCAGCTGACGGAGGCCTCGTACACCCTGATCTCCGACGGCACCCAGGCGATCATCGATTGCGCGCCCCTGTGCGCTAGCCAGGGCGGCGATACCTATGGTGTGGGTGTGTTGGTTGCCGATGCGATCAGCCGCGGCGTACAAATCATCGCCCTACTCATCGACGATGTTGCCACCTGTGATGCCGGCACAGGGCTTCTCACAGCGCTTGGCGCGCAGTTTCATGACGCCGCGCACACCACTGTCGCGCCGGGTGCACTGGATGAGATTGCCTCTGTGGATACCGCCCAGTTCGATGTCAAGGCCTTGGGTGTCGAATTTGTGCTTGTCACCCGCGATGGCCGCCGAAACAGCCCAGCAAAGCCGTGTTGCACTCAGGTCTGTGATGCCCTCGGGGTTGATCCATCCATCGCAGGACTAGCAGTAGGCGGTGGCATTGGTATTGTCCTCGAGTGGATGCGACCTGGCACTTCCCCCGTACCTGCCGCACGTTTTATCGCCTCGATGCTGGGGCATGATCGCCCCAGCTCTGGCTCAGGCACCGACTCTGGTGATGACGTCGCGGATGTCATCGTCGCAATCACCGATGCTGTCACCGCTACAACGGTCAATGACGTCGCGACGGTCGCCGGCGCTTTCTCATCCACCGGCCGGCCGGTGGCATTCATCGGCACCGAGGTTGAATTACCTGAGGCCATCCCCCATGCCGTTATCCCGTGTGGTGACTACGCGGATGCATCGGAGGCAGCGTCCGCGTTGCAGGATGCATTGGTACAGCTTATGCCCCGCCTGGGTGCACGTTAACCATCCACGGGTAGGTGTCCGGGACTTCATAAAGATCGTGGCATTCTAGGGCGTAGGTCTCAGCGGGAAGTTCCGCCTGTGGGGTTAGCAGACGCGCGAAAGTCATTGCGGTTTCGTTCAAGCTCTTAGCGTTCTCCCCTACCTTGATGGTAAAACGGTGGGCCGGTGCGTCCGTAGTGTCACCACCATGCTGTTCCTCGTAAACAGCTCGTAGCTGTTGGTCAGCGTCATCCTCGAGCTTCACTGCAGAACACTCGACTTCCAACCGCTTGGCATACCCCTGCTCTACGAGAGAATCCGCGAGGGCGATGAAACGCTGGTGTAGTGCAGGTTGGACGTCGGCTGGGACGAGGGCATCAAAAACAATGATCGACATGCGACCCAGGGTAGCCTACACAGCCAACGAATGCTCGGCCGGAAAAACTTATGTAACATTCACAAAAATGTTTCCGATACTTAAATCAGATACATACTCCCCTACTACCAGCCTTTTCGGGAGAACCCATGAGTCAGTCACCGCCTACCTCTTCTTATGGATTGTTCTAGTTTTTCTCCCTTTAATCGCCTCAACTACATTACTGGCAGCCCATACAAAAACGAACCGAGGAAGGCGACTAAAAATTTCACAGCCGAAGATATTCCAATTTTGATGGTATTTTCTCCGCAGCTGGCGTCGTCAGTCTCTTCCCATGGTTCATCGGCTGTGCCTTAGTCGTTGCACGCAACGCCCATAAGGCTCGCATGCTACGGCACACACGGGGCCTTGTGTTCGCATCCTCAACAGCTTCGGCTACGACGTTCCTACTGTCGTGGTATCTGTTCCTATCAGGCGTAGCCTTCAACAACCGATTGTGGTGACACCGTGATCTTCAGCGATCTTCAGCGACTTCATCTTAGGTTCCATTTTGGCGCTAGATTTCGTAGCTGCAGTCTTGGTTTGCTTGTTTCTGTACGGCATCGTGCGCTTACTTGGGGAACGGTTCTTTCAGTTCCCTGCCGCACCGGTACATGTATGGAAATCTGCGCTGGCTACATTCGCTGCTGTTTCGATCCTCGCGTGGTTTTATAACCAACTTTTCCGCTTGTTCCTTCAGACTATAGGTAATACAGGTGCTGCCGGCGATCGGCCATCTCATGATTGACCGATCAAACGTCGATCAATTCAATTTTTGCTGTATTGCCTGTTCGTTGGGGCGGCCTTAAGCATTCCGGTTGACATCACCCTGCAGTGGTTTTCTTCTAGAGCAGCGTAAAATTGGGCTCTATGCCGCACAGCTTCAACAGCACACCATCGCCCCAGCAGGGTCCACTCACCGCCCAACCCGAACCCATCAAGGTGATGGCTGACGGCACCATTAAGCAGGTCAACCCCTTTTCCGGTACAGAAGTCTGGACCGTACCCGGCCGCGGCAACCGCCCCCTCGGTATAACCCGCCCGAACCCGCAACCACTGACTCCCAGCGCCCACACCTCCACATGCGCATTCTGCTCCGACAACTACCTGCAGACGCCACCCGAAAAAGCGCGCGTCACCATCCCCAGTGCCCAAGCCACCGCGACGTCATCATCCAAAGCCGCGCAAACAAAGCCACGCATCACAACGCACACACCAGCTAGAGACCTGTTCGACAGCGTCGCCGACTTCCGGCGGGTCGCCAACCTTTTCGAAATCGTCACCTTTGACTATTGGAAAGCCAACTACGGCTTCATCCCCTCGCCCGAAATCACCGCATGGCGCAACAACTACATTGGCAACCCCCAGGGCCTAGAGCACGTGCGGAAAATCGTCGCCTCCAAAATGAACTTCTCGGGTCTGAGCGCCCCCGAGATTGAGGCGCTCACAGACGAAGAAATCGCCAAACTAGGCTGGCCCTTCTTCGCAGGCGGCCACGACCTCATCATCGGCCGGAGACACTTCGTCGATGGAGCCACCCACGACAACCAACTCGCCAGCGCCGGGACGTTAAGCGTCGACGAACACCGCACACTCATCCGCTTCACCACCGAAGCAATCACCGACCTCTACGGATCCAACCGCTACGTGCCCTATGTCGCAGCCTTCCAAAACTGGCTGAAACCCGCCGGCGCATCCTTCGATCACCTGCACAAACAACTCGTGGCCATCGACGAACGCGGCGTCCAGCAATCGCAAGAAATCGCACAACTGCGGCACAACCCCAACATGTACAACGAATGGGCAGTCGACTACGCCGGCTACCACAACCTCGTCATCGCAGAAAACGATCACGCCGTCTGCTTCGCAGGCTTCGGGCACCGCTACCCCACCCTCGAAATCTTCTCAAAATCCGCTTGCGGCTTCCCATGGGAGCAAAGCGACGAAGAACGCGACGCCATGGCAGACCTGATCCACGCCTGCCACGCCGCCGCCGGCCCCGACATCCCCTGCAACGAAGAATGGCACCACACCCCCATCGACCTCGACATCACAATGCCCTGGCGCGTGATGATTAAATGGCGCGTCTCCACCCTCGCCGGATTTGAAGGCGGCACCAAAATCTACCTCAACACCCTGTCACCTCAAGGGCTACGCGACCGGATGGTCAGCGCCATGTACGAACTCCGCGACCAAGGACACATCGCACGCAACATCCGGATCGCTACCGAATGCCTTCTACCCCGAAACAGCCTCCGCTACAACCCCTTCTTGGGGCTATAACTCTAGGGCGCCAACCCGCGACTAGTAACATGAATCACCATGGATGACTATAGGGCGGAGAAAGACACAGGAAACACCAGCGCGCCGCAGGCAATCGCCACGCTACTGCGCACTCACGGCGTCGACCTCGACTGGCAACGCCCCCTATACGAAACCTTCCACGCCAACCCCGAACTCTCCGGCATGGAAGTCGAAACCGCAGCCCGCATCAAACAACAACTCAACGCCTTCGACTGCGAAGTCACCGGCAACATCGGCGGGCACGGCATAGTCGCCATCTTCCGCAACGGCCCCGGTCCAGTAGCCCTCATGCGCGCAGACTTCGACGGACTACCCGTCTTAGAAACAACCGGAGCACCCTTCGCCTCCACAAAAACCCGCATTAATAAAGACGGAGTGGAAGTCCCCGCGATGCACGCGTGCGGACATGACATGCACACGACGTCATTACTAGGCGCCTGCGCCATCCTCGACGCGCACCGAGACGCATGGTCCGGAACCTTCATCGCACTATTCCAACCCGCCGAAGAAGACTCCACCGGCGCACGAAAAATGGTTGACGACGGCCTCGGGCGCATCATCCCCCGACCCGATGTATGCCTCGGCCAACACATCGTCCCCGGGCCCGCAGGACAAGTAATGAGCATGCCCGGCGCGTCACTGGCGGCCTGC belongs to Corynebacterium argentoratense DSM 44202 and includes:
- a CDS encoding DUF4921 family protein; the protein is MPHSFNSTPSPQQGPLTAQPEPIKVMADGTIKQVNPFSGTEVWTVPGRGNRPLGITRPNPQPLTPSAHTSTCAFCSDNYLQTPPEKARVTIPSAQATATSSSKAAQTKPRITTHTPARDLFDSVADFRRVANLFEIVTFDYWKANYGFIPSPEITAWRNNYIGNPQGLEHVRKIVASKMNFSGLSAPEIEALTDEEIAKLGWPFFAGGHDLIIGRRHFVDGATHDNQLASAGTLSVDEHRTLIRFTTEAITDLYGSNRYVPYVAAFQNWLKPAGASFDHLHKQLVAIDERGVQQSQEIAQLRHNPNMYNEWAVDYAGYHNLVIAENDHAVCFAGFGHRYPTLEIFSKSACGFPWEQSDEERDAMADLIHACHAAAGPDIPCNEEWHHTPIDLDITMPWRVMIKWRVSTLAGFEGGTKIYLNTLSPQGLRDRMVSAMYELRDQGHIARNIRIATECLLPRNSLRYNPFLGL
- a CDS encoding DivIVA domain-containing protein, which translates into the protein MYRVFESLNEMVQIVDQAYGVPMTANCMVPRNEMQLLLDDLRNALPAELDDAQDVLDHQDEIIDEASERARTLVDDAEAEAEQTLAEAKNNAELTIEDAHARATSMVSNAQDEAQRIVDDARREAEAVKSRAEAEAERLIASGNDHYERSINEALAEQHRLVSEAEVVRRANEEAHRIVDAAHAESNQLRGKCDEFVDSKLAEFEASMSAVIRQISADRSALRRGAGASRGQSAERRTHRGYDADGYDSGYDS
- a CDS encoding esterase/lipase family protein, producing MNHSLLRPRLRRSVSRRVTGALAVLVACSGILAPAAQAEESTTAAPGGAVKGIPRSTARGAIETNGVEGPIAYSLAQAKWNEYYAGYQPLIPQGTNNPECKVTPEHPEAIIMVHGTVSSFYGDYSNMGARLAQEGWCVFGIDYGAGPRSEDGFGWTSLTESVKQLDAAIAAARATSGAQKVSLVGYSQGSALARYWANKVDKGQHTATVVGIGTPTRGATVRGLTNLIPYLPPQVRDFALSPSLLDLVAGSEFVTMLNEGGETVPGVDYVTINSNFDEVVADLELKAVQGERARNLILQDLCPNTFTDHLYITYDPLTIDTVSRVLVDPDSGAAPDRPQCQPVPLGYGIPDIAYVAYLRKLGFLPGMQAAVTYGPGQGELL
- the gdhA gene encoding NADP-specific glutamate dehydrogenase, with amino-acid sequence MTVEEQVASYYDMLLKRNAGEPEFHQAVAEVLDSLKIVLEKDPHYADYGLIQRLCEPERQIMFRVPWVDDEGVVQVNRGFRVQFNSAIGPYKGGLRFHPSVNLGIIKFLGFEQIFKNSLTGLPIGGGKGGSDFDPKGKSDAEIMRFCQSFMTELYRHIGEYRDVPAGDIGVGGREIGYLFGQYRRLANQHESGVLTGKGLTWGGSLVRTEATGYGLVYFTKEMLAAHGASFSGSKVIVSGSGNVAIYAIEKVQELGATVIGFSDSSGWVSCPGGVDVAKLKEIKEVRRGRVSAYVDEVEGAEFHSEGSIWDLECDIALPCATQNELDGEHAKKLADNGCRFVAEGANMPSTADAIEVYRERGIHFGPGKAANAGGVATSALEMQQNASRDSWSFEYTDQRLHDIMANIFKTCAETAKEYGHEGDYVIGANIAGFKKVADAMLAQGVI
- a CDS encoding glycerate kinase, which encodes MPSDAATNPTPSILFAVEAIAGLSATQAAAITSAVMESAFPATHCTVAPYDLNALAAAMVDAGEAQVVTLPTVTADGQLTEASYTLISDGTQAIIDCAPLCASQGGDTYGVGVLVADAISRGVQIIALLIDDVATCDAGTGLLTALGAQFHDAAHTTVAPGALDEIASVDTAQFDVKALGVEFVLVTRDGRRNSPAKPCCTQVCDALGVDPSIAGLAVGGGIGIVLEWMRPGTSPVPAARFIASMLGHDRPSSGSGTDSGDDVADVIVAITDAVTATTVNDVATVAGAFSSTGRPVAFIGTEVELPEAIPHAVIPCGDYADASEAASALQDALVQLMPRLGAR
- a CDS encoding YceD family protein gives rise to the protein MSPRQNSDNTNPLVFNIAKLAQASATSDVRHVHGPAAQRIGLPMIAIEQGSELDIDATLTPLGGGILVDASVESDVHGQCSRCLAPIDARELFRIEEVFALSNDFIEDNTGDDDEDADVVTVIEGDEIDLTQALIDVAGLTLPFNPVCEDFDAECSDEEVPAPDGVSGETVGLDPRWAALEKFKGES